In one Candidatus Johnevansia muelleri genomic region, the following are encoded:
- the nuoE gene encoding NADH-quinone oxidoreductase subunit E, producing the protein MDNKNYLYNNVKSKERDEIISIIKNYEHPRAAIIEALKIVQKYRGWVPDNLIFFIAKLLNITTIDVEEVATFYSHIFRQKVGRNIILICDSITCYINGYKEIYNKLKLELKIVFGQTSPDKRFTLLPVCCLGNCDKSPTMMINKDTYNNINIKNIMNIIEMYK; encoded by the coding sequence ATGGATAATAAAAATTATTTATATAATAATGTTAAATCAAAAGAAAGAGATGAAATAATTAGTATTATTAAAAATTATGAGCATCCTCGTGCTGCAATAATTGAAGCTTTAAAAATAGTACAAAAATATCGTGGTTGGGTTCCTGATAATTTAATATTTTTTATTGCTAAATTACTTAATATAACAACAATAGATGTTGAAGAAGTTGCAACATTTTATAGTCATATTTTTAGACAAAAAGTAGGTAGAAATATAATACTTATTTGTGATAGTATAACTTGTTACATTAATGGTTATAAAGAAATATATAATAAATTAAAACTTGAATTAAAAATAGTATTTGGACAAACTAGTCCTGATAAACGTTTTACTTTATTACCAGTTTGTTGTTTAGGAAATTGTGATAAATCACCAACAATGATGATTAATAAAGATACTTATAATAACATTAATATAAAAAATATTATGAATATTATTGAAATGTATAAATGA
- the nuoC gene encoding NADH-quinone oxidoreductase subunit C/D gives MNSKILKVIYKKFGDCFIYQKTLMNIPVIWINRNMLLNIMKFLRKGKYSFDMLFDLHAIDERFRNNRDGLPKSAFTVFYHILSFNYNDLMIKVSLLDESDIWLPSITNIWKNANWYEREVFDMFGINFKGHPDLRRILMPFTWKGHPLRKDYYSRATECDPFNMTNEKQYIEQEALRFYPEKWGMKLENNNQDYMFLNFGPNHPSAHGAFRIFLQLYGEEIVDCVPDIGYHHRGAEKIGERQTWHSYIPYTDRIDYTGGVINNLPYILAVEKLANIEIPERAKIIRVMMSEISRINSHLLFLGTYLQDLGAMTPVFFTFTDRQKAYEIIESITGSRMHPAWFRIGGVAQDLPKGWDRLIKSFIKYMPKRLNEYKLAMMDNAIIKKRTRFIAIYNTKEALEWGITGPNLRSTGFSFDVRKHRPYSGYENFDFEIPIGNNGDVYDRGIIRIEEMYQSLIIIEQCIKNMPEGNYKSDNLFTIPPLRKKMMYNIEDLINHFLQVSWGTIFKPNESFQMIEATKGINSYYLISDGNNTSYRTRIRTPSYPNLQHIREVIKGACFQDMIAHIASIDFVMSDVDR, from the coding sequence ATGAATTCGAAAATTCTAAAAGTAATTTATAAAAAATTTGGTGATTGTTTTATTTATCAAAAAACATTAATGAATATTCCTGTTATATGGATAAATAGAAATATGTTATTAAATATAATGAAATTTTTACGTAAAGGTAAATATTCTTTTGATATGCTATTTGATTTACATGCTATTGATGAACGTTTTAGAAATAATAGAGATGGTTTACCTAAATCTGCATTTACAGTTTTTTATCATATTCTTTCTTTTAATTATAATGATTTAATGATTAAAGTATCATTATTGGATGAATCAGATATATGGCTACCATCTATTACAAATATTTGGAAAAATGCAAATTGGTATGAACGTGAAGTATTTGATATGTTTGGTATTAACTTTAAAGGACATCCTGATTTACGTCGTATTTTAATGCCTTTTACGTGGAAAGGACATCCTCTTAGAAAAGATTATTATTCTCGTGCTACGGAATGTGATCCTTTTAATATGACAAATGAAAAACAATATATTGAACAAGAAGCACTTAGGTTTTATCCAGAAAAATGGGGTATGAAATTGGAAAATAATAATCAAGATTATATGTTTTTAAATTTTGGACCTAATCATCCATCAGCTCATGGTGCATTTCGTATATTTCTTCAATTATATGGTGAAGAAATAGTAGATTGTGTCCCCGATATTGGTTATCACCATAGAGGGGCAGAAAAAATTGGAGAACGTCAAACATGGCATAGTTATATTCCTTATACCGATAGAATAGATTACACTGGTGGGGTAATTAATAATTTACCATATATTTTAGCAGTTGAAAAATTAGCAAATATTGAAATACCTGAACGTGCGAAAATAATTAGAGTTATGATGTCAGAAATTTCTCGTATAAATAGTCATTTATTATTTTTAGGTACTTATTTACAAGATTTAGGTGCTATGACTCCAGTATTTTTTACTTTTACTGATCGGCAAAAAGCTTACGAAATAATTGAATCAATTACTGGGTCTCGTATGCATCCAGCATGGTTTCGTATTGGAGGTGTTGCACAAGACTTACCTAAAGGATGGGATAGATTAATTAAATCATTTATTAAATATATGCCTAAACGGTTAAATGAATATAAATTAGCAATGATGGATAATGCTATAATAAAAAAAAGAACCCGGTTTATAGCTATATATAATACAAAAGAAGCATTAGAATGGGGAATTACAGGACCTAATTTACGGTCTACAGGATTTAGTTTTGATGTACGTAAACATAGACCTTATTCTGGCTATGAAAATTTTGATTTTGAAATACCTATTGGTAATAATGGAGATGTTTATGATAGGGGAATAATACGTATAGAAGAAATGTATCAAAGTTTAATAATTATTGAACAATGTATAAAAAATATGCCTGAAGGAAATTATAAATCTGATAATTTATTTACAATACCTCCATTGCGAAAAAAAATGATGTATAATATAGAAGATTTAATTAATCATTTTTTACAAGTTTCTTGGGGAACAATTTTTAAACCTAATGAGTCATTTCAAATGATTGAAGCAACAAAAGGTATAAATAGTTATTACTTAATTTCAGATGGTAATAATACTAGTTATCGTACACGTATAAGAACACCTAGTTATCCTAATTTACAACATATTCGTGAAGTAATAAAAGGTGCTTGTTTTCAAGATATGATAGCTCATATTGCTAGTATTGATTTTGTTATGTCTGATGTAGATAGATAA
- the nuoF gene encoding NADH-quinone oxidoreductase subunit F, whose translation MNYKLINKMPSFGKINLIEKNQEKNPLTWRLNNDGQPVYLKEYKFKNGYIGAQYALIKLKPNQIIEKIIKSGLKGRGGAGFPTGIKWNLTVKCDGIQRGYLICNADEMEPNTYKDRMLIEQQPHLLIEGMIIAGYANNSKIGYIFLRGEYIIAYKNIKFALEEARSVGLLGENILDSGYNFDIFIHVGAGRYICGEETALMNSLEGRRANPRAKPPFPGQSGVWGKPTVINNVETLCNIPSILALGVKWYHSLCRPCSEDHGTKLMGFTGKVKNPGLWELPLGITARELLENFAGGMQDGYTLKAWQPGGASTGFLLPKHLDIEMYSNGISKLGTRIGTALALAIDNTINIVSLICNIEEFFSRESCGFCTPCRDGLPWIVKLLQSLEEKKGKKEYIDILLDLTNKLSSGNTFCAHAPGAMEPLKSAIYYFYKDFENGIKKI comes from the coding sequence ATGAATTATAAATTAATTAATAAAATGCCATCATTTGGAAAAATTAATTTAATAGAAAAAAATCAAGAAAAAAATCCTCTTACTTGGAGATTAAATAATGATGGACAACCTGTTTATTTAAAAGAATATAAATTTAAAAATGGTTATATAGGGGCTCAATATGCATTAATTAAGTTAAAACCTAATCAGATTATTGAAAAAATAATAAAGTCAGGTCTTAAAGGGCGTGGAGGAGCAGGGTTTCCTACAGGTATAAAATGGAATTTAACTGTTAAATGTGATGGAATACAACGTGGTTATTTAATATGTAATGCAGATGAAATGGAACCTAATACATATAAAGATCGTATGTTAATTGAACAACAACCTCATTTATTAATTGAAGGTATGATTATTGCTGGTTATGCTAATAATTCTAAAATAGGCTATATATTTTTACGTGGTGAATATATAATTGCTTATAAAAATATTAAATTTGCATTAGAAGAAGCTAGATCAGTAGGATTACTAGGGGAAAATATATTAGATTCAGGTTATAATTTTGATATATTTATTCATGTAGGAGCTGGTCGTTATATATGTGGAGAAGAAACAGCTTTAATGAATTCATTAGAAGGTCGTCGTGCCAATCCACGTGCTAAACCACCATTTCCTGGTCAATCTGGGGTTTGGGGTAAACCTACAGTAATAAATAATGTAGAAACTTTATGTAATATTCCTTCAATATTAGCACTAGGTGTTAAATGGTATCATAGTTTATGTAGACCATGTTCTGAAGATCATGGTACTAAATTAATGGGATTTACTGGTAAAGTAAAAAATCCAGGTTTATGGGAATTACCTTTAGGTATTACAGCACGTGAATTACTAGAAAATTTTGCAGGTGGTATGCAAGATGGTTATACATTAAAAGCTTGGCAACCAGGAGGAGCTAGTACTGGTTTTTTATTACCTAAACATTTAGATATAGAAATGTATTCTAATGGTATTAGTAAATTAGGTACAAGAATAGGAACGGCTTTAGCATTAGCAATAGATAATACAATTAACATAGTATCATTAATTTGCAATATTGAAGAATTTTTTTCTCGTGAATCTTGTGGTTTTTGTACCCCCTGTCGTGATGGGTTACCTTGGATCGTTAAATTATTACAATCTTTAGAAGAAAAAAAAGGTAAAAAAGAATATATTGATATTTTATTAGATCTTACTAATAAACTTAGTTCAGGAAATACTTTTTGCGCTCATGCTCCAGGGGCGATGGAACCATTAAAAAGTGCTATTTATTATTTTTATAAAGACTTTGAAAATGGAATTAAAAAAATATAA